From a region of the bacterium genome:
- the mutS gene encoding DNA mismatch repair protein MutS: MTQSADQSAALTPMLRQHAAVKAKYPDHIVFFRMGDFYEMFGEDAVRGAQILGITLTRRPHGKDGEIPLAGVPHHQAERYLARLVEAGQRVVVCEQMEDPRQAKGLVQRDVVEIITPGTVLNPGALDETQTPALAALSGPDGDGQFALAWAEATNGRFAVDRFGPEALAEWLATQTPSEIIVADDADARLGQLVDGHAAVTRWPAWRFEFGEAERALKAHFHVHELEGVAPPETASDRVAIAAAGALLSYLKETKRAPLAHIARLTALRTRDTITLDPQSALHLDVIGRPHSDRPNLAGVLDHCHTSMGRRLLRERLTHPLVDKVAIERRLDEIQALVADRGLLANLRETLKGIFDVERFVGRLGAERIGPRDLIGLREALGRWPRLAELTGRTPLSSPDDPDAAALAAIHTRLAAALVDDPPPGIKEGGIFRRGYSPELDALYSGAADARAWIAGLQARLRAETGIGSLKVGYNKVFNYYIEVSRAQATNVPAAWIRKQTLVNGERYITAELKEKEETVLRADERAAQIEEQLFIALRDELAGQIRVLAQLASSLARLDVAGSLAQVALARGYSRPRLTEDRTLEIRGGRHPVLETINPAGGFVPNDTVFSDEQGWLQLLTGPNMAGKSTYLRQVGLLVLMAQAVDELTRLRTDSMTPIEALNKLDELTRRLRGD, encoded by the coding sequence ATGACGCAGTCCGCCGATCAGTCCGCCGCGCTCACGCCGATGTTGCGCCAGCATGCCGCCGTCAAGGCGAAGTACCCCGATCATATCGTCTTTTTCCGCATGGGGGACTTCTATGAGATGTTCGGCGAGGATGCCGTCCGCGGCGCGCAGATTCTCGGCATCACCCTGACACGCCGTCCGCATGGCAAAGACGGCGAAATCCCGCTGGCCGGTGTGCCGCATCATCAGGCCGAACGCTACCTGGCCCGTCTGGTCGAAGCCGGACAACGGGTCGTGGTCTGCGAGCAGATGGAAGACCCCAGGCAGGCCAAGGGGCTGGTCCAGCGCGATGTGGTCGAGATCATCACCCCCGGCACGGTGCTCAATCCCGGCGCGCTCGATGAGACCCAGACCCCGGCGTTGGCGGCGCTGTCCGGGCCGGACGGCGACGGGCAGTTCGCGCTGGCCTGGGCGGAGGCGACCAACGGCCGTTTCGCCGTCGACCGCTTCGGCCCCGAGGCGCTGGCCGAGTGGCTGGCCACTCAGACCCCCAGCGAGATCATCGTCGCCGACGACGCCGATGCCCGGCTGGGGCAGTTGGTCGATGGACACGCTGCCGTCACCCGCTGGCCCGCCTGGCGCTTCGAATTCGGCGAGGCCGAGCGCGCGCTCAAGGCGCACTTCCATGTGCATGAACTCGAGGGGGTCGCGCCCCCGGAGACCGCGTCGGACCGCGTGGCCATCGCCGCCGCCGGCGCGCTGCTCTCCTATTTGAAGGAGACCAAACGTGCCCCGCTGGCGCATATCGCCCGTCTCACTGCGTTGCGCACACGCGACACTATCACCCTCGATCCCCAGTCGGCGCTGCATCTGGATGTGATCGGACGGCCCCACTCCGACCGTCCGAATCTGGCGGGGGTTCTTGACCACTGCCACACCTCGATGGGGCGACGGCTCCTGCGCGAGCGGCTCACCCATCCGTTGGTGGACAAAGTTGCGATCGAGCGGCGTCTCGATGAAATCCAGGCCCTCGTCGCCGACCGTGGCCTGCTGGCCAACCTGCGCGAAACGCTCAAAGGGATCTTCGATGTCGAGCGGTTTGTCGGGCGTCTCGGCGCCGAGCGAATCGGTCCGCGCGATCTGATCGGGCTGCGCGAAGCGCTGGGACGCTGGCCGCGCCTCGCCGAACTGACGGGCCGCACGCCGCTCTCATCGCCGGATGATCCGGATGCCGCGGCGCTCGCTGCCATCCACACGCGCCTCGCCGCGGCGCTGGTCGATGATCCGCCGCCGGGGATCAAGGAGGGCGGCATCTTCCGACGTGGTTACTCGCCGGAGCTGGATGCCCTGTATTCGGGGGCGGCCGACGCGCGCGCCTGGATCGCCGGATTGCAGGCACGCCTGCGCGCCGAGACCGGCATCGGCTCACTGAAGGTCGGCTACAACAAAGTCTTCAATTACTACATCGAAGTCTCGCGCGCCCAGGCGACTAATGTCCCCGCCGCCTGGATCCGCAAACAGACACTGGTCAATGGCGAACGGTACATCACGGCGGAATTGAAGGAAAAGGAAGAGACCGTGCTGCGCGCCGATGAACGCGCCGCGCAGATCGAGGAGCAGTTGTTCATCGCCCTGCGCGACGAACTGGCCGGTCAAATCCGTGTGCTTGCGCAGTTGGCATCGTCGCTGGCGCGTCTGGATGTTGCCGGATCGCTGGCGCAGGTGGCGCTGGCGCGCGGATACAGCCGTCCGCGCCTGACCGAAGATCGCACGCTGGAAATCCGCGGCGGCCGTCATCCGGTGCTGGAAACCATCAATCCCGCCGGCGGGTTTGTCCCCAACGACACGGTTTTCTCCGACGAGCAGGGCTGGCTGCAACTGCTCACCGGTCCGAATATGGCGGGCAAGTCGACATACCTGCGCCAGGTCGGACTGCTTGTGCTGATGGCGCAGGCGGTGGATGAACTGACGCGTTTACGCACCGACAGCATGACTCCGATCGAAGCCCTCAACAAGCTGGATGAGTTGACTCGACGCCTGCGCGGCGATTGA